From Bradyrhizobium sp. 4:
GACCAGTCCGCGAAGAACAGGAATGGCGTCTCGGCCGCGGCTTCCTCACCCATGAACAACATCGGAATATGCGGGCTCAAGAGAACCAGCGCCATGGCCTGATCCAGTTTCTCCGGACCGACCAGCGCGGAAAGCCGCTCCCCGAACGCGCGGTTGCCGATCTGGTCGTGGTTCTGGGCGAAGAAGATGGTGGCCTCGGGCGGCAGATGCGCGCTCGGCTCGCCGCGCGGTTCGTCATGCAGCGGAAAGACTTCGCCTTGGTAGGCAAAACCCTCGGTGAGCGCTCGCACGAGATGTTCAAGCGGCCTGTCTGCGAAGGCGCGATAATAGCCTTCGTCCTCGCCCGTCAGCAGGACGTGGAGCGCGTTGTGAAAATCATCGCCCCATTGCGCGTCATAGAGCCTGGTTCGCCCTTGCGCCCGGTCGAGCAGGCGAGCCTGATTGGCCTCGTTCTCCAGCATCAGATGCACGCGCCGGCCCGGCAGCTGACTGCGAACCGTCTCGGCAAGCTCGATCAGGAAATGGCGGTCGGAATCGTCCTTCAGCGCGTGAACGGCGTCGAGCCGCAAGCCGTCGAACCCGTAGTCGCGCAGCCACATCAGCGCGTTCTCGATCAGGAACTCGCGCACGAACGCGCCGTCGTGTCCCTCGAGGTTGACCGCAGGCCCCCAGCCGGTGCTATGGCGCGGGGTGAAGAAGCTTTCTGCATAGAGGTGCAGATAGTTCAGCTGCGGCCCGAAATGGTTATAGACGACGTCGAGATAGACCATGATGTCGAGGGCATGCGCCGCGCGTAACAGCCGCTTGAGGTCTTCCGGCCTGCCGTAGCGTGCATTCGGCGCATTCAGCAGCACGCCGTCATAGCCCCAATTGTGCCGGCCGGGGACGTCATTGAGCGGCATCAACTCGATCGCGGTGATGCCGAGATCGCGCAGATAGGACAGCTTCTTCTCGACGCCGGCATAGGTGCCCTCCTCACTGAAAGTGCCGACATGCAGCTCGTAGATCACGGCCTCCGCCCAGTGGCGGCCGGGATAGAGCACCGAATCTCGGAACGCCGCGGTGTCGACCACCTCGCTCGGCGCACCGACGTCGTCCGGCTGGAAGAACGAGGCGGGATCGGGAACGACGAGATCTTCGTTGATCCTGAACTGATAGCGCGTGCCGACATGCGCGGTGGGACTCAACGACTGGTACCAGCCATCGTGGTCGCGCATCATCCGGAGTGGCCGGCCGGCTTGGAGCAATTCGACCGATTGCGCCGTCGGTGCCCAGAGATTGAAACAGACCCCTTGCTGGAGGCATCGAGGACCGTGGTGTCGCGCTTGCCCTGCCATTCCCAATCTGTGACTCAAAACTGGCCGCCTTTGCGTGCATGGCT
This genomic window contains:
- the treZ gene encoding malto-oligosyltrehalose trehalohydrolase, which translates into the protein MAGQARHHGPRCLQQGVCFNLWAPTAQSVELLQAGRPLRMMRDHDGWYQSLSPTAHVGTRYQFRINEDLVVPDPASFFQPDDVGAPSEVVDTAAFRDSVLYPGRHWAEAVIYELHVGTFSEEGTYAGVEKKLSYLRDLGITAIELMPLNDVPGRHNWGYDGVLLNAPNARYGRPEDLKRLLRAAHALDIMVYLDVVYNHFGPQLNYLHLYAESFFTPRHSTGWGPAVNLEGHDGAFVREFLIENALMWLRDYGFDGLRLDAVHALKDDSDRHFLIELAETVRSQLPGRRVHLMLENEANQARLLDRAQGRTRLYDAQWGDDFHNALHVLLTGEDEGYYRAFADRPLEHLVRALTEGFAYQGEVFPLHDEPRGEPSAHLPPEATIFFAQNHDQIGNRAFGERLSALVGPEKLDQAMALVLLSPHIPMLFMGEEAAAETPFLFFADWSGEAAELTREGRRKEFAHFKAFSTPDMRARIPDPCDEKTFAASKLDWTDIHRSPASARFRGLTTQLLKIRREKIVPLIKRGFVSAHCKLLGENTRTGGLDARWRTEEGDILQIVANFADRELPMPALVAGESLWRLGAADAPALLPNDIIVRLGQEA